The following DNA comes from Populus trichocarpa isolate Nisqually-1 chromosome 19, P.trichocarpa_v4.1, whole genome shotgun sequence.
ATCTATCTTGAGGCATCATATTTaatcttaaaagtttttataagtaatttaatgataacaatagagctgaaaacaatttttcttttaacaagttATCTGATTTTATCATATgttatattcatatattatcTGATTTTAACTTCAtagataatacaaatattaGCCGGTTTCTTTAACACCCCTCCATGGTATTATGACGGCATGCACGCTTTCCAATCAATACAGAAGCACAACAAAGCAAAGTAAATTTTATATAGACTACTGTCTTTTCTAAAACGGTACAGCTACTTTATCCTTCGGCTTCTGAAAACACCAtgaatctctttaaaaaaaataaaaataaaaataaaggcctACAGTATGTGCATGCTTTTCATCTAGCAAATATACTTTAGAAAacatatgaataaaaaacaccCGACCAAACATAGGCAGGCCTTGTATGTGTTATGTTTGTCTTGCCTATATAGCTCTACTATCTTTACCACCTAGCTTGTTCTTGCTTATTATATTCATGCAAAATcatgttcaatttaatttatttccatgCCGCTTTCATTCTCTCTCAACTTGTATGGTATCACATGCAGATTAGACGAGGGAGACGCTTGCTTAACATATACCTTTATTAgatatttattccttttttatatattataattgaggaattttattgattgatgcTGGTGCCATAAAGATAATGGCAAGCTAGcctgcaaaaaaaaacctatttatttGGTCATTTTAAAATACCATTTGAACCTCTAATGAAATCAATGGTGTTTTCAGAGGGATTGATGCTAGTGTGTTAATTGATGCTAAATCTATAGCCTGCAGTCCAATGTTCCTAATTACTGAAAACCGAGCAGGGTTTCACGAAGTTGGTAAGgccattataaattaatttgataagttATCAAGTAGTGTTCGAAGTTCCTTTTGCCGTTGAAGCTAGCTTGAGCACAAAAATTTGGAGTATCAGAAACATCCTTCAGTACTGGCTGCCTGAGAAAGGCCTGTCATTTTGGGGCGGACTCCGAAGAATAGGACGCAAAGCCTGGATATGCCGCCCAGGAGAAGGCTTCTTGACGGTTTTTTCCCGAAGCTAATGCAGATATTTTTCTATCTTCCGGAAATCTGGAATGCCGTTCAGATTCGTGCAAAAGAGGTAGAGCTAGTTTACAAATAGAATACATGTCAGACTAAAAGCCTGGTTTCGAGAAATGAATTAATGTTGtccaaaaattacaaataattattataataaacgAGGAAGCATAgttgtttagtttataattaagaaaaagtatAAAAACATAGTAATTTTgcaaattaaacaaatcatGCAACTTGCATAAAACATAATAGCGTGATTGGAATCatcttaattgaattcaatttatttatcaattgaattcaaatcaaataatataattgagtTGAATTACAATACAAAACTGGTTCCAAACAACATGTAAGAATACAATCCTAGCATGCATATAAAACATGTATAGAAATTATACTTAAATAAAACTAGTTTAGATTACTTGTAGAGGTTCTTAAAATATATCcaatctaaaattttttttatcaatgattaattatttgtctttaaaactttattacttCTCATCTGgtgcaaaaaaaactatcaaatagcCTCATATGATttcaacaaaatcattatttttaaatacactcTTAGATAAGATCCAATGAATTCAAATCAATTGTACTTCATGTCTCTTTAAAAATGATTGAACCTAATCTTTAGATTActagcaaaaaaaatagaagaaggaaTAGAGACTAAAATACTAGAAGAGTTAAACTGGAAAAATAGGTAAAGAAGAGTGTTAAATTCGGTAGAAAAATATGtccaagacaaaaaaatatataaaaacacttttctttAGCCCCTTTTGatagacaattttagaaaacaaaactgaCGGAATTCCCTCCACAAATAGCTTTGATTACCttacataaaattaaaccaGAATTAAACGtgataattttggttttaaagaGTTGTCAAAAACTTCCAAAACGCATGAagaatcaattataaaaaaaaattgaagaagttGATTAGACTTGTTTCATAGGAAGGACAACACAATAGCCGGAGAAAATAATCCTTCATAAACtagaaaaccaagccaaaaatTAAGACCTAACCTCAAGCATAGTCGCGCATCCATGCGCGAGCTTAAGCCTAAAGTCAACTTTGATTATGTTCTCTTCTTAGTAAAAGCTTGGGTGTTATATGGATCTAATTTTAACTTTCAACATTCCCACTAAATAAACCACCAGAAAGTCTGTTTCTTTTCTATGTGGGATAGAAGCTTTTAgagggttttggttttttttcaaaattaaacatgtCAACCAAAAGTTTtttgagataaattttttaatcacccataatttatttaaatcatgttaatttttcatgttaaagagtttatgttagaaattaaatttcaataaagttttaacccaaaaaaataaatagatcccatttttaattttaccgtATGTaccatgattttaaataaaactcaaactcTGAAACAGGAATGTTGCTGAACATCGTAGTGAGTAGAAAAATGTATAGACTATAGAGAAGGAATCCACCCTGAATTAAAAATTCTATCATAGATGCCGGAGTAACAGAATTTGTTTCATCTATAGTAATGGCCATTTATTTATAATCTTAAACAAGATAAGATCAAAACAAGAGAACGGATCCACATAGTTGGCCCCAAGTTGTTTAGATTCGAGGTTTATAATTTAGTAGATAAATAAGATTAATTATTGAGGGAATTTTTGTACCTTTTATGTatttaagttattaattaaTCGTTCTGAACTTTCTTTTAAGATGATGACAAACTCTACATGTTTATTTCTACATTTTTGTCACTATCTTTCGTTGTCATGCTGAATCCTATGTATGACAAACTCTACATGTTTATTTCTACAAACTCTAACTCTATGAGATATGTTTTTTGCCACGCTTCTCATTATTGGTAGAAAGTTTTAGATCGAACCAAGAGCACAGGCGATTTTCTTATCAAAAGGAGCACTGATCACTCTTCTTTTCATTACAATATTGAATTCTTTTCTGACCGAAGCAAATGAACATTAAAGCAGTCAATGCCCTTGGCGACTAGTCTCGACATACAAGTTAAATGTTTGTTCACGTCGATAGGCCACGGCGGTGGTCGGCATTGCAGAACTGCTTTTAGGATTGCTGATGATAGATATCATTATTAAGGGGTGGCGGTGCTAGTCACAATGAAGATACGAgcgcgcgcatatatatatatatatatatatatatatatatatatatatatatatattctcctaTTAATTATAACAACCTGacacaataaattaataagagAAGTAGTTTGGGTCAAAGAATAAGGAAGAAAGACTAGATATAggccaaatttgataaatatttcatattgaaataagaaaagaaacaacactTGGTTATGAGTTGAATATATAGGAGTCATGAAGTTTGGAAAGACAAACTTTGGGAAATACATGATCTAgacttgtataaaaaaaacttactaaAATGCATGAGATAATAAAGATGGGTAGTTTCAATCATGCATCCTTAAAGTTTAAAGTGAGGAGTGATGAAAGAAGTGAGTGGTTAACACGTGATTATTCATGACTTTTCCTATAGAAGCCAAGGTTGAAGGaagaataacaacaacaacttaACAAATCAACAACAATAGCTGCTATGCAATTGAACCAAGTTTTAAGATCttcaaaacatatttatcaGCAAGCTTGTAATCCCGTAGGCCATAATCAATAGGCATGTAACTTGTAGGTTGATAGTTTGTAGGCGATAATCAATACACTTGTAATAATAGGTTTGCAGTTTTCATTATAATCTAGTAGCTTTGTAgttttcattacaaaaaaaccaaaaaataccaaatatatatcaattcatGTTTTTCTATCAAGGAATTCCAGTGTGTCTTTGTAATCATTTGAAGAATAATTCAATGAATGTATGTTCCTTAATCTTGAGTTgttaaattatcttttacatTTAAAGCATTTAGATTATTTGATTACTCCACAAgttctaatttgttttcttcatattAAAAGACCATAAAGAATTTAATACATCATTACAAGTATGGAACTATAAGTCTGGAGTTATAATAACAATgtctgaattttaaattgtttaacattaaatttaacaTCTAACTTTGAAATTCAAAGTCCTCTTAGTTGAGGCAGACATCAAAGAACCCAAAATAATTGGCAACAACAATGAGAGTGTTagatttgtttctttaaaactATGGTACCAATAAGATCAAAACTATTagaaaatttagaagaaaaaagaagaattggTGGATGTCCCcattaaagaatgaaatgtATAAGTCCTTCCAATTGTAACAATAGGAAATGAAGGAGAACAACACAGGTTCATAAATGTAGAAGAGAGATATGTGCACTTTGAATAAAGTGTGCAAGAAGTTAACAAAATACTTAAAAGAAAGATATAGGCTTCtttatgaagaaattgaagaaaaatataaactaaagatgaaaatgattgatgatcATTATAATGAGATTGtagtaaaaaatgaaagattacTCATGTCATTTTAGAGTCAAACATTAGAGAGAGATAAAATGGTGAAAGAAGTCTATAACACGAAGTAAGGAAATTACAAAACTGATAAAGGAATGATCAAGGTACTATAATATATCAATTCGAATTAGATgccaaaataagaaaagaaaatgatgaagtaATCTCTGAATTTAATCATATTATGATAGAAACAGTCAATAAGATTTCAAAACAAGTAGCAGTTGAAGTCAAGAATCATTTGGATGGAAAAGATGGAAAGAACTCAAACTTTAGGAAAAttgatcttaaataaaatagaaaagagtTAGGTTGGTCGAAACAATCCAACGCAAAGAACAACCCTTTATTTGAACCAAGAATGATTCAAGGAAGGCTTTAGTGATAGAGGAAGTTGGAAGCCGTTCAAAGGctaaatttattgattataagAATTCACCACCAAGGAATAAGGATGAAAGAACAATCCTAAGCAACTTAGAAATAAGCAAACCCTTAAGAAGAGTTGATCTAAGATCATTATATGAATAGTAAAACAAGCATACGGGCCAAGAGTTCAACAAATCCATAGGGTAATATATAAAAGACCATATCTAAAATACATTGATAGAATGTCTACCATAACAATTTCAAATTCTCAGACTTCACATTGTTTAGTGGCTAAAGAATTATATACGTTATAGAACATATAGTGAGATTCATCTACCAGTGTAAAGAAACATtagattatgaattttttaagttaagattattcctaaattttttaattgagagtgCTTCTACTTGGTACATAAATCTATTACCAAATTTAGTTCATAATTAGAATGATATGCAAACCATATTCCGAGCTCATTTCTTTAAGACATAACCATAATTTGTGTTGATTgatttagttaaattaaaatagtatcCTATAGAAACTCTAAAACAATATCTATATAGATTTATAGAAGTAAGAGGGAAATGTTTGGCTAAAATTctagaaaatgaatttattatgattGCTCAACAAGGATTAATGTTGGAACTAAGAAACAAATTTGAGGAAATAGAAtgttaagatatatatatatatatatatatatatatatatgagaataaaaatatgaaaatttattgaaaaaataagaagtaAGAAAAGTTCCAATTTATAGaacttattatatataaaaatacaatagatGTGGATATAGCAGAACTCGTATTTGGTGAACCTATAATTTATGAAgcatgaactaaaaaaatattagagctTTGAAATCTTTAAGATCAAATAAGAAAAGACATTACTCGTTTGATATAAATCAAGCTAATGATATCTTTGATTGGTTATTGgctaataaaagaattaaattcaaAGGGAAACATAAACAAATGACTGATGAAGAGTTGAAGGGAAAATCTTATTGCAAATGTCATAGAGTAGTTGGTCATTCAACTAAAAACTATGTGATATTTAGAAATGTAATTCAAgacttattaaaattaaagcatATTAGGTTTCCTGACAAAAATGAAACAATAATAGTCGATAaaaatcctttttctttaattaacatattatctatgaatatgatgattattgCTAACAATATTAATGTTTTGCCTAAGAAGGTTAGTTTTGTAACTATTATAACCAATAAGTTGTTTCTTTAGTAGAAAGTCAAGTGTTTCGATTTATTCTGGTTGACAAATCTTATGACCTTGAGGGTTATGTAGATGGCATATGATTTCTAGTCATACTATAGATAAGTATACAAACTTCAGGAGATTCATAAGAGGTAGAGTAGTGAGAGGGGTGATAGATATTAATGATGAACATATATAAATCCCAAAGTTAACACGCTTAATGACACATGATTTCTAGTCATACTACATATAAGTGTACAAACTCTAAAAGCGTAAGCTTCAACATATAATATACTTGATCACTATTTTGAAGATCCAGATTTAAAGAGTtgattaattagaagaaaaaaaaattgtataacaAAGTCTACTCCTATAGAACATTATAATAGAgtgttaatataattaaaataacatcaattatgAGAAAAAGATGTATATAAGCATCTAACTTGTCCAAATTGATCAAAGTCCTTTAATGGTAAAGAATCCTTAAATGTTGGAGGGTTAGAATGGTAAGAAGAAGCTTTACTAATATGAGCATCTTCATAATCATACCAAGGTTGAAATAATAAGCTTTGAAGTGGAAGGAACTTTCGTTGATGGAAAAGATACTTGAACTTTCAAACTAGCAGGAGGAGCTTTTTTAGACTTAGACTTTTAGGTGTAGGATAAAACCCTACTTGAAGGAGTAGTTGATTTATGAGcaataaacttaaatttttccttttttttccaagaggAGAGCTGGAGATTGTCTAGATTTGGAAagggattggatttttttttttttggataatcatCGAAAGTATATTATAAAGGCCATAAAGCAATGTTTCCTTGTCAAGAAATTTCAATGTGTATTTgtaatcaaatgaaaaattatccaATGAATTTAAGTTTCTTAATCCTAAGTTGTAAAGTTATCTTTTAAATTCAAAGCATTTAGattatttgatttctttacaagttttaatttgtttttaatatattattcaaaGTTTGGAACTACAAGTCTGAAGTTATAAGTTCATATtgttaacattaaatttaacatttaactttaaagtttaaaatcCTCTTAATTGAAGCAAACAGAATACAATAAATTTGATGGTTTGATTAATAcggaaacaaaatatttttcaagggcTTACAATGTCATGCAATCATGGCATGTCAATCATTTAAGGACAAGccttaatttagtccttatagtATCATCCCATTAAGCATTGAatcttatatgttttgattttatcaattttgtccTAAACATAATTGACATTAAACAATATCACCTCTCGATTGTTGTTActcataattaaaagaatatgtcCTAATAGTGTTTCTATTCAAGGTGTGAAAATAAACTCcaaactattttaaataaaaaaaaattaccatcaaATAGTAATAAATTTTGTCTTTAGAATGGTGGGAAAATGTACTATGATTTCATcctcaaattgttttttcatagtAGATTAACATTTTAATCCCAAACACTTAATGATCACatgcaaattaaataaaaaaaattaaatatgttagataataatataaattatattttagaatctcatctaacagtttaaacttttaggttgagatgattctttaaaaTAGTATCAAAACCTTGTTGATGAAGTGGTcatgagttcaaatctcatcatccttatttattatataaaaagcaatcacaaggtagtgtgagtctgtgcaagtttcaaatcTAAAGGGTTTTCACTTAAGTGGAggtgttagataataatataaatcatattttgaaatcttacctaatagtttaaatttttagattgagataattctttaacaaaatacatatctAATAATGAATGGAAAGCAATGGAAGGAGGGGTGGCAAGACAATCTCTAATGCCTTGCATTTGGGTAGACAATCTCTAATGCCTTGCATTTGGGTAAAacgaataatatatatatatatatatatatatatatatatatatatatatatatatatatatatatatatataaagaatagaattcaattgataattgaataatatattaatgGATAAATTGAGGTTTTCCAATTATGTTATTACTCCATATCAATTATAGTAATATCACCGGATATAGTTACGGCATGCATGCATTCAAATCGAAGTTAGAACAACACCAAAACAAAGTGAATTTTCTATGGACTACTGTCTTTTCTGAAATGGTACAGCCACTTTATCCTTTGGCTTATGGAAACACCATGGATCTCTAAATAGATACAGAAATAACTAAAGGCCAACAGTTTGTGCATGCTTTCAATCTAGCTATAATTAATATACGTCAGAAGAAATATGAGTGATAAACACCCGATCAAACAAAGGCAGGCCTTGGATGTTTATATTTGTCTTGCCTGTATAGCTCTACTATCTTTACCAAGTTGTTCTCgcttattatattcatgtacaATCATggtcaagttaatttatttccatacctatctctctctctctctctctctctacctaTATGGTATCTCATGCAAATTGTTGTATGTGGCTTCTGTCACCTTTCAATGGTAGTTTTGAGGCAATTAAATATTGGAGGGAGAGTACCGCTTTACTAACTTAGGCGACTGCTAAATGAATTGCCGGCCACTTATATGCTCTTAACTTTGATTTCTCCATCTTTTTGTCCGCAACGTGTGATATGATTCTCCACTTTTTCAATATAACCCATTTTTCCACCACTCCAAAACCAACCTTCTCTCCCGAGGTTAAGGCTCTAAACAACCATGGCTAACTTGATGAAATACCCAtctcctctgtttctcttcATGTCCTTTGCTCTTGTATTTCCATCTCTATGTGCACCAGAGGACCAAATTACATCTTGCTTAACTACACATGACATAAACAACTTCACTACGTTGCCTAGCACAAAAAAAGATGACGACTCAAAAACATACTATAAGATCCTTGATTTCTCCATTCAAAACCTTCGCTTCACAGAACCAACAATTGCCAAGCCATTAGCCATTATCCTACCTGGGAGTTTAGATGAGTTAGTCAAGAGTGTGATGTGTTGTAGGGAAGGGTTGTTAGAAATAAGGGTAAGGTGTGGTGGGCACAGCTATGAGGGGACTTCATCAGTAGCTAATGATGGAGCTCCTTTTGTGATTATAGACATGATGAATCTGAACAAAGTTTCAGTGCATTTGGAGACAGAAACGGCATGGGTGGAAGGAGGTGCAACCCTTGGTGAGACTTACTCAGCTATTTCTGAGGCAAGCAGCATTCATGGGTTCTCAGCTGGATCATGTCCGACTGTTGGAGTTGGTGGTCATATTGGAGGAGGTGGATTTGGGCTATTGTCTAGAAAGTATGGACTTGCAGCAGATAATGTGGTTGATGCCCTTCTTATCGATGCCAATGGACGTTTGTTAGACAGAAAATCCATGGAAGAGGATGTGTTTTGGGCTATTAGAGGTGGCGGAGGAGGTGCATGGGGCATTATTTATGCTTGGAAAATAAGGTTGCTGAAAGTGCCCGAAGTTGTCACTGGTTTTATAGTCTCTAGACCTGGCACAAAATACCAAGTAGCCGAGTTAGTGAATGGTTGGCAAGGGGTAGCACCCAGCATGGATGGAGATTTTTACTTGTCATGCTTTGTGGGAGCCGGTCTGCCAGGGACAAAAACTAGAGGAATATCAGCTACATTTAAAGGGTTTTATCTAGGTCCGAGAAATGAAGCTGTATCTATCCTAAATCAAGTTTTTCCTGAGCTGGGTATTGAAACAGAAGATTGCAAAGAAATGACTTGGATAGAATCAATCCTATTCTTCTCTGGCTTAAGTGATGGAAGCTTAGTGTCCGACTTGAAAAATCGGTATACGGAAGAGAAGAACTACTTCAAGGCCAAATCAGACTATGTGAGGAGAAATATTTCTTTCGAGGGCATAAGAACAGCTCTAGACATACTTGAAAAGGAGCCTAAAGGGTATGTCATCTTGGACCCTTACGGAGGGATTATGCAGAATATAA
Coding sequences within:
- the LOC127904744 gene encoding berberine bridge enzyme-like D-2, whose amino-acid sequence is MANLMKYPSPLFLFMSFALVFPSLCAPEDQITSCLTTHDINNFTTLPSTKKDDDSKTYYKILDFSIQNLRFTEPTIAKPLAIILPGSLDELVKSVMCCREGLLEIRVRCGGHSYEGTSSVANDGAPFVIIDMMNLNKVSVHLETETAWVEGGATLGETYSAISEASSIHGFSAGSCPTVGVGGHIGGGGFGLLSRKYGLAADNVVDALLIDANGRLLDRKSMEEDVFWAIRGGGGGAWGIIYAWKIRLLKVPEVVTGFIVSRPGTKYQVAELVNGWQGVAPSMDGDFYLSCFVGAGLPGTKTRGISATFKGFYLGPRNEAVSILNQVFPELGIETEDCKEMTWIESILFFSGLSDGSLVSDLKNRYTEEKNYFKAKSDYVRRNISFEGIRTALDILEKEPKGYVILDPYGGIMQNISSDAIAFPHREGNLFTIQYLVEWKERDDNKSNDYINWIRKFYNAMTPFVSFGPRAAYINYMDFDLGVMELLHDKTSMVPARDAVEVARVWGEKYFLRNYDRLVEVKTYIDPDNVFSNQQSIPPAVSSAVSFRAEI